In one window of Branchiostoma floridae strain S238N-H82 chromosome 14, Bfl_VNyyK, whole genome shotgun sequence DNA:
- the LOC118429935 gene encoding nectin-4-like isoform X1 — MEATKAGVLLAWLLLFYTNVVRGQPGIELTLPRSVNAIVGKGVVLPAAYSTNRRINLIEWSVIDRANTKERRPVFLFNPNTGVFNSGWNYGRRVHLEEQASLRMDHTRREDAGTYVLKLTTDDLQTTEAQVELVVMVPPTVRVGPSNPHVVTKGKSVTLTCAVRNGFPNITSLTWQKNGVPIERLTPDDLKYTAGTLKSPNLVIRSVDRTDAGKYTCAVSHPAKDKDIKSAMSLNVLYNAAIIRISEAHTVPAKESVTLQCIAEGNPLPNMTWTRDGVVMPSKLQSVSGDLRSCTMVLHNTRMNETGSYMCKAWNGIDKPDAKPVFLTIGPPAKGLDMSTVAIVIGVTVGFLWVSLCFILLVCYIRRRRHRAEKTKFAFYYNLGKREPNKTDEKSEEGPKVPAKPRLSAPMNTGIGTMRKSKKGQDMTERRYAKVLYPYLPIEENELCLQIDDVIEVLEGEDGGWCLGYLRGRIGLFPSNYVSFLKANEGKPVAPPRSGIELDDTGKRSI, encoded by the exons ATGGAGGCTACGAAAGCCGGCGTTCTGCTAGCCTGGCTGCTTCTCTTCTACACAAATG TTGTTCGTGGCCAGCCCGGGATAGAGCTCACCTTACCGCGAAGCGTGAACGCAATAGTCGGGAAAGGTGTCGTCCTTCCCGCCGCTTACTCAACCAACAGACGCATCAACCTCATCGAGTGGAGCGTCATCGACAGGGCCAACACCAAGGAACGGAGGCCCGTCTTCCTCTTCAACCCCAACACGGGAGTGTTTAACTCCGGGTGGAACTATGGAAGAAGGGTCCATCTGGAGGAGCAGGCATCCCTGCGAATGGATCACACCAGAAGGGAAGACGCCGGGACCTACGTGCTGAAGTTAACCACTGATGACTTACAAACAACGGAGGCACAGGTCGAGCTGGTGGTCATGG TGCCACCGACAGTGCGGGTCGGCCCATCAAACCCCCATGTCGTCACAAAAGGCAAGAGCGTGACCCTGACGTGCGCCGTCAGAAACGGGTTTCCCAACATCACGTCACTCACCTGGCAAAAGAACGGCGTCCCCATAGAGAGGCTGACCCCGGATGACCTGAAGTACACGGCGGGAACTTTGAAGTCGCCGAACCTCGTCATCCGCAGTGTGGACAGGACGGATGCTGGGAAATACACATGCGCAGTTAGCCACCCGGCCAAGGATAAGGATATTAAAAGCGCCATGTCCTTGAACGTATTAT ACAATGCAGCCATCATACGCATATCCGAAGCACACACGGTCCCAGCCAAAGAGAGCGTGACGCTACAGTGTATCGCCGAAGGGAACCCCCTCCCCAACATGACATGGACGAGAGACGGAGTGGTGATGCCGTCCAAGCTGCAGTCCGTGTCCGGTGACCTGCGGTCCTGTACCATGGTACTACACAACACCAGGATGAACGAGACAGGCTCCTACATGTGTAAAGCCTGGAACGGCATAGACAAACCGGATGCCAAACCGGTGTTTCTCACCATTGGCC CACCAGCCAAAGGCCTTGATATGAGCACGGTTGCCATAGTGATCGGAGTGACTGTGGGGTTCCTGTGGGTCAGCCTCTGTTTCATCCTGCTGGTGTGCTACATCCGGCGGCGCCGCCACAGGGCAGAGAAAACAAAGTTCGCTTTCTACTACAACCTGGGGAAGAGGGAGCCGAACAAGACTGACGAGAAGTCTGAGGAGGGACCCAAGGTTCCAG CCAAGCCCCGACTATCTGCACCCATGAACACGGGAATTGGAACCATGAGAAAGTCCAAGAAGGGACAAG ATATGACAGAGAGAAGGTACGCTAAGGTGCTCTATCCGTACCTTCCGATCGAGGAGAACGAGCTGTGCCTCcagattgatgacgtcatcgaggtGCTGGAGGGGGAAGATGGCGGCTGGTGCCTGGGTTACCTGAGGGGCAGGATAGGCCTGTTCCCCTCCAACTACGTTTCTTTCCTCAAGGCGAATGAAG GGAAGCCAGTTGCACCTCCCCGTTCAGGAATCGAGCTGGACGACACCGGAAAACGAAGCATCTAG
- the LOC118429935 gene encoding nectin-4-like isoform X2, producing the protein MEATKAGVLLAWLLLFYTNVVRGQPGIELTLPRSVNAIVGKGVVLPAAYSTNRRINLIEWSVIDRANTKERRPVFLFNPNTGVFNSGWNYGRRVHLEEQASLRMDHTRREDAGTYVLKLTTDDLQTTEAQVELVVMVPPTVRVGPSNPHVVTKGKSVTLTCAVRNGFPNITSLTWQKNGVPIERLTPDDLKYTAGTLKSPNLVIRSVDRTDAGKYTCAVSHPAKDKDIKSAMSLNVLYNAAIIRISEAHTVPAKESVTLQCIAEGNPLPNMTWTRDGVVMPSKLQSVSGDLRSCTMVLHNTRMNETGSYMCKAWNGIDKPDAKPVFLTIGPPAKGLDMSTVAIVIGVTVGFLWVSLCFILLVCYIRRRRHRAEKTKFAFYYNLGKREPNKTDEKSEEGPKVPAKPRLSAPMNTGIGTMRKSKKGQERRYAKVLYPYLPIEENELCLQIDDVIEVLEGEDGGWCLGYLRGRIGLFPSNYVSFLKANEGKPVAPPRSGIELDDTGKRSI; encoded by the exons ATGGAGGCTACGAAAGCCGGCGTTCTGCTAGCCTGGCTGCTTCTCTTCTACACAAATG TTGTTCGTGGCCAGCCCGGGATAGAGCTCACCTTACCGCGAAGCGTGAACGCAATAGTCGGGAAAGGTGTCGTCCTTCCCGCCGCTTACTCAACCAACAGACGCATCAACCTCATCGAGTGGAGCGTCATCGACAGGGCCAACACCAAGGAACGGAGGCCCGTCTTCCTCTTCAACCCCAACACGGGAGTGTTTAACTCCGGGTGGAACTATGGAAGAAGGGTCCATCTGGAGGAGCAGGCATCCCTGCGAATGGATCACACCAGAAGGGAAGACGCCGGGACCTACGTGCTGAAGTTAACCACTGATGACTTACAAACAACGGAGGCACAGGTCGAGCTGGTGGTCATGG TGCCACCGACAGTGCGGGTCGGCCCATCAAACCCCCATGTCGTCACAAAAGGCAAGAGCGTGACCCTGACGTGCGCCGTCAGAAACGGGTTTCCCAACATCACGTCACTCACCTGGCAAAAGAACGGCGTCCCCATAGAGAGGCTGACCCCGGATGACCTGAAGTACACGGCGGGAACTTTGAAGTCGCCGAACCTCGTCATCCGCAGTGTGGACAGGACGGATGCTGGGAAATACACATGCGCAGTTAGCCACCCGGCCAAGGATAAGGATATTAAAAGCGCCATGTCCTTGAACGTATTAT ACAATGCAGCCATCATACGCATATCCGAAGCACACACGGTCCCAGCCAAAGAGAGCGTGACGCTACAGTGTATCGCCGAAGGGAACCCCCTCCCCAACATGACATGGACGAGAGACGGAGTGGTGATGCCGTCCAAGCTGCAGTCCGTGTCCGGTGACCTGCGGTCCTGTACCATGGTACTACACAACACCAGGATGAACGAGACAGGCTCCTACATGTGTAAAGCCTGGAACGGCATAGACAAACCGGATGCCAAACCGGTGTTTCTCACCATTGGCC CACCAGCCAAAGGCCTTGATATGAGCACGGTTGCCATAGTGATCGGAGTGACTGTGGGGTTCCTGTGGGTCAGCCTCTGTTTCATCCTGCTGGTGTGCTACATCCGGCGGCGCCGCCACAGGGCAGAGAAAACAAAGTTCGCTTTCTACTACAACCTGGGGAAGAGGGAGCCGAACAAGACTGACGAGAAGTCTGAGGAGGGACCCAAGGTTCCAG CCAAGCCCCGACTATCTGCACCCATGAACACGGGAATTGGAACCATGAGAAAGTCCAAGAAGGGACAAG AGAGAAGGTACGCTAAGGTGCTCTATCCGTACCTTCCGATCGAGGAGAACGAGCTGTGCCTCcagattgatgacgtcatcgaggtGCTGGAGGGGGAAGATGGCGGCTGGTGCCTGGGTTACCTGAGGGGCAGGATAGGCCTGTTCCCCTCCAACTACGTTTCTTTCCTCAAGGCGAATGAAG GGAAGCCAGTTGCACCTCCCCGTTCAGGAATCGAGCTGGACGACACCGGAAAACGAAGCATCTAG
- the LOC118429935 gene encoding nectin-4-like isoform X3, producing the protein MDHTRREDAGTYVLKLTTDDLQTTEAQVELVVMVPPTVRVGPSNPHVVTKGKSVTLTCAVRNGFPNITSLTWQKNGVPIERLTPDDLKYTAGTLKSPNLVIRSVDRTDAGKYTCAVSHPAKDKDIKSAMSLNVLYNAAIIRISEAHTVPAKESVTLQCIAEGNPLPNMTWTRDGVVMPSKLQSVSGDLRSCTMVLHNTRMNETGSYMCKAWNGIDKPDAKPVFLTIGPPAKGLDMSTVAIVIGVTVGFLWVSLCFILLVCYIRRRRHRAEKTKFAFYYNLGKREPNKTDEKSEEGPKVPAKPRLSAPMNTGIGTMRKSKKGQDMTERRYAKVLYPYLPIEENELCLQIDDVIEVLEGEDGGWCLGYLRGRIGLFPSNYVSFLKANEGKPVAPPRSGIELDDTGKRSI; encoded by the exons ATGGATCACACCAGAAGGGAAGACGCCGGGACCTACGTGCTGAAGTTAACCACTGATGACTTACAAACAACGGAGGCACAGGTCGAGCTGGTGGTCATGG TGCCACCGACAGTGCGGGTCGGCCCATCAAACCCCCATGTCGTCACAAAAGGCAAGAGCGTGACCCTGACGTGCGCCGTCAGAAACGGGTTTCCCAACATCACGTCACTCACCTGGCAAAAGAACGGCGTCCCCATAGAGAGGCTGACCCCGGATGACCTGAAGTACACGGCGGGAACTTTGAAGTCGCCGAACCTCGTCATCCGCAGTGTGGACAGGACGGATGCTGGGAAATACACATGCGCAGTTAGCCACCCGGCCAAGGATAAGGATATTAAAAGCGCCATGTCCTTGAACGTATTAT ACAATGCAGCCATCATACGCATATCCGAAGCACACACGGTCCCAGCCAAAGAGAGCGTGACGCTACAGTGTATCGCCGAAGGGAACCCCCTCCCCAACATGACATGGACGAGAGACGGAGTGGTGATGCCGTCCAAGCTGCAGTCCGTGTCCGGTGACCTGCGGTCCTGTACCATGGTACTACACAACACCAGGATGAACGAGACAGGCTCCTACATGTGTAAAGCCTGGAACGGCATAGACAAACCGGATGCCAAACCGGTGTTTCTCACCATTGGCC CACCAGCCAAAGGCCTTGATATGAGCACGGTTGCCATAGTGATCGGAGTGACTGTGGGGTTCCTGTGGGTCAGCCTCTGTTTCATCCTGCTGGTGTGCTACATCCGGCGGCGCCGCCACAGGGCAGAGAAAACAAAGTTCGCTTTCTACTACAACCTGGGGAAGAGGGAGCCGAACAAGACTGACGAGAAGTCTGAGGAGGGACCCAAGGTTCCAG CCAAGCCCCGACTATCTGCACCCATGAACACGGGAATTGGAACCATGAGAAAGTCCAAGAAGGGACAAG ATATGACAGAGAGAAGGTACGCTAAGGTGCTCTATCCGTACCTTCCGATCGAGGAGAACGAGCTGTGCCTCcagattgatgacgtcatcgaggtGCTGGAGGGGGAAGATGGCGGCTGGTGCCTGGGTTACCTGAGGGGCAGGATAGGCCTGTTCCCCTCCAACTACGTTTCTTTCCTCAAGGCGAATGAAG GGAAGCCAGTTGCACCTCCCCGTTCAGGAATCGAGCTGGACGACACCGGAAAACGAAGCATCTAG